A single genomic interval of uncultured Desulfobulbus sp. harbors:
- a CDS encoding complex I subunit 1 family protein — translation MSQLDILLLVIRVAFGAFVPLCFIAVLVWMERRGAGFFQDRSGPNRANIFGFRAAGLVQNLADAVKLITKEDIIPDHVKHKFYFVLAPVIVFFIAVVSFAAIPFADVLKVGGKEYMMQTIPTDLGILWFLALAGFAVYGIILAGWSSHNKYGILGGLRAAAQVISYEIPMGLAIISALVVYGTVSLTGIAQYQGQLLFGFIPMWGVVLQPLGAIIFIVAAFAEANRTPFDLAEGESELVAGFHVEYSSMKFGMFFMGEYVALFTNAAIIVTLYFGGFQIPWLATETLVAYARPITFLMMIALPVLAWVFILWMSKNNRSHYYRENDPRVREAQVYTKIVWGVVAAIEVMLFVYLIAVSGGDADRVLVAILQVLTFLLKTTFMCFVYVWVRWTLPRFRYDQLQRLGWQTLLPLSLLNIFVTSAVVVALS, via the coding sequence ATGTCGCAGCTTGATATCTTACTACTTGTCATTAGGGTCGCCTTCGGAGCCTTTGTTCCACTGTGCTTCATCGCGGTCCTTGTCTGGATGGAGCGAAGAGGGGCTGGCTTCTTCCAGGATCGTTCAGGTCCGAACCGTGCCAACATCTTCGGGTTTCGCGCGGCCGGCCTTGTGCAGAACCTGGCGGATGCAGTCAAACTGATCACCAAGGAAGACATCATCCCCGATCACGTTAAGCACAAATTCTATTTTGTCCTGGCTCCGGTCATCGTCTTCTTTATCGCTGTCGTTTCATTTGCCGCGATTCCCTTTGCCGATGTCCTAAAGGTCGGCGGCAAGGAATACATGATGCAGACCATCCCCACCGACCTGGGCATCCTCTGGTTCTTGGCACTGGCTGGTTTTGCAGTCTATGGCATCATCCTCGCCGGTTGGTCATCGCATAACAAATACGGCATCCTCGGCGGCCTGCGTGCGGCAGCCCAGGTCATCAGTTATGAAATACCCATGGGACTGGCTATCATCAGTGCCCTGGTTGTCTACGGCACGGTCAGCCTCACCGGCATTGCCCAATATCAGGGGCAGCTGCTCTTTGGCTTCATCCCCATGTGGGGTGTGGTCCTGCAGCCCCTTGGAGCCATCATCTTTATCGTCGCGGCCTTTGCCGAGGCGAACCGTACTCCCTTCGACCTGGCTGAGGGGGAGAGCGAGCTGGTTGCCGGTTTCCACGTCGAGTACTCTTCCATGAAATTCGGTATGTTTTTCATGGGTGAGTATGTGGCCCTGTTCACCAACGCCGCCATCATCGTCACCCTCTACTTCGGTGGCTTTCAGATTCCCTGGCTTGCCACTGAAACCCTGGTCGCCTACGCTCGTCCGATCACCTTTTTGATGATGATTGCCCTCCCGGTCCTTGCCTGGGTCTTCATCCTCTGGATGAGCAAAAACAATCGAAGCCACTACTATCGGGAAAACGACCCCCGCGTGCGTGAGGCACAGGTCTACACCAAGATTGTCTGGGGCGTTGTGGCTGCTATTGAAGTCATGCTCTTCGTTTACCTGATTGCGGTTTCCGGTGGCGATGCAGACCGAGTGCTGGTTGCAATTCTCCAGGTACTTACCTTCCTGCTCAAAACTACCTTCATGTGTTTTGTCTATGTCTGGGTTCGTTGGACATTGCCTCGTTTTCGCTATGATCAGCTGCAGAGGTTAGGTTGGCAAACACTCCTGCCGCTTTCGTTGCTGAATATTTTCGTCACAAGTGCAGTTGTCGTTGCACTGAGTTAA
- a CDS encoding NADH-quinone oxidoreductase subunit I — translation MSGKVKIMEREGKSLYERVYLIEVFKGMAVTFGHFLRNFLDNSKLLVRHYPEQQPEITARWRGRHRLTKHEDGTMKCVACFMCQTNCPANCIMIEAGERVDGRTEKMPVRFDIDLLECIYCGYCVEACPMDAIRMDTGIFSVTGNERASFLMRIDDLLATPGAFSEEEYKKGGA, via the coding sequence ATGAGTGGAAAAGTCAAAATAATGGAGCGTGAGGGCAAGAGCCTTTACGAGCGAGTGTATCTCATTGAGGTGTTTAAGGGAATGGCCGTCACCTTCGGCCACTTCCTGAGAAACTTCCTTGATAACTCTAAACTATTGGTCAGGCATTATCCGGAACAGCAACCTGAGATCACTGCCCGGTGGAGAGGACGTCACCGTCTGACCAAACATGAGGACGGCACCATGAAGTGCGTGGCCTGCTTCATGTGTCAGACCAACTGTCCTGCTAATTGTATCATGATCGAAGCCGGCGAACGGGTTGATGGCAGAACTGAAAAAATGCCGGTTCGTTTCGATATTGATCTGCTTGAGTGCATCTACTGCGGGTACTGCGTCGAGGCCTGTCCGATGGATGCCATTCGAATGGATACGGGTATATTTTCAGTTACCGGGAATGAGCGCGCATCGTTTTTGATGAGAATCGACGACCTGCTCGCCACCCCTGGTGCATTCTCTGAAGAAGAGTACAAGAAAGGGGGCGCTTGA
- a CDS encoding NADH-quinone oxidoreductase subunit J: MLFAVLAVLGAAGLVLFRHPMNGAMSFVVTLISLAGLYALLSAKLIFALQLIVYAGAIMSLIVFIIMFLNIQPDDLPKEETKLFYIAGGLVVVAPVAYFLIKIVNKLPNTSTELVGNDFGSVKQVGLLLFNNWLVPFEIVSILLLVSLMGALVIAGKKEVSK; the protein is encoded by the coding sequence ATGTTATTTGCCGTTCTTGCTGTCCTTGGAGCGGCTGGATTGGTGTTGTTTCGTCACCCGATGAACGGAGCAATGAGTTTTGTCGTCACGCTGATTTCTTTGGCCGGACTATACGCCTTGCTTTCAGCCAAACTCATTTTCGCCCTGCAGCTGATTGTTTATGCCGGTGCGATCATGTCGCTTATCGTGTTCATCATCATGTTCTTGAATATTCAACCGGACGATCTGCCAAAGGAAGAGACCAAACTCTTCTATATCGCTGGCGGATTGGTTGTGGTGGCTCCGGTTGCCTATTTCTTGATCAAAATCGTCAATAAACTGCCAAACACCTCCACCGAATTGGTTGGCAACGACTTCGGCAGTGTCAAACAGGTCGGTCTGCTTCTGTTCAACAACTGGCTGGTCCCGTTTGAGATTGTCTCCATTCTGCTGCTGGTCTCCCTCATGGGGGCACTGGTCATCGCAGGGAAGAAGGAGGTCAGCAAATGA
- the nuoK gene encoding NADH-quinone oxidoreductase subunit NuoK has product MIHSYLYLSIILFCLGVVGVISRRNVFTVFMSIELMLNAANLAFIAFSRVHESMDGHVLAMMVMAVAAAEAALALAVVILLHKHKSKLDTNVFSLLKG; this is encoded by the coding sequence ATGATACACAGTTATCTCTATCTCAGTATCATCCTCTTTTGTTTAGGTGTGGTCGGCGTCATCTCTCGTCGCAACGTCTTTACCGTGTTCATGTCCATTGAGTTGATGTTGAATGCGGCTAACCTCGCGTTTATCGCCTTCTCGCGCGTTCATGAGAGCATGGACGGGCATGTGCTTGCGATGATGGTTATGGCCGTAGCTGCCGCAGAGGCTGCACTTGCACTCGCTGTGGTCATTTTACTGCATAAACACAAGAGCAAGCTCGACACCAATGTGTTTAGCCTGCTGAAAGGGTGA
- the nuoL gene encoding NADH-quinone oxidoreductase subunit L, whose protein sequence is MEHSVTYLGLIPLFPLMGAVLLGLLHVFTCNRRKLPEIYYGLLACVGPVLSFIMALKVFFALKGMPVEERFLSHVAFTWFSVGDLHINMGFLADPLSSLMLLFVTLIGSLIHIYSIGYMGGDKNYGKFFSYLNLFLGSMLILVLGDSPVVMFVGWEGVGLCSYLLISFYSEDTDNVLAGNKAFIVNRIGDLGFVLGMSFLFWGIGAHGFDYLSLKANVHHLAPGVALAVCLLLFVGATGKSAQIPLYVWLPDAMAGPTPVSALIHAATMVTAGVYMVARFSFLYAHVELAGNIVAWVGILTALLAAIFGMFQDDIKKVLAYSTVSQLGYMFAGVGVAAYSAGIFHVFTHAFFKALLFLGAGSVIYALHHEQNIWKMGGLKNKMPKTYITMLIGALALAGCPPFSGFFSKDEILYSALASGHFGIWAIGVLVAGMTAYYTFRMIFVVFHGEPRDQHAYEHAKESPAVMTVPLIILAVGALFAGFLNLPGIFGGDQMVSHWLAPSVTEHHPHAGLFVEILAIGASVVAFIIGIKAAYARFGKGAEEPSFSGFADFAYHKFYVDELYNAVIVQPYKAIGAAIWKTIEPNVTDAPVKSVSTLYMLLGSAFKALQVGFVRVYAIYMIVGLSIMSLFLLQTLN, encoded by the coding sequence ATGGAACATAGTGTAACCTACCTTGGTCTGATACCGCTCTTTCCGTTGATGGGAGCGGTACTTCTCGGACTGCTGCATGTCTTTACCTGTAACCGGAGAAAGTTGCCGGAGATTTACTACGGGTTGCTTGCCTGTGTCGGTCCGGTTCTTTCGTTCATCATGGCTCTGAAGGTCTTCTTCGCCCTCAAAGGCATGCCTGTTGAAGAGCGTTTTCTTTCCCACGTCGCCTTCACCTGGTTCAGTGTGGGCGATCTCCATATCAACATGGGCTTTCTCGCCGATCCGCTGAGCTCTTTGATGCTCCTATTCGTCACCTTGATCGGCTCCCTGATTCATATCTACTCCATCGGCTACATGGGGGGAGACAAGAACTACGGGAAATTCTTTTCCTACCTGAACCTGTTCCTTGGTTCCATGCTCATCCTGGTCCTCGGCGACAGCCCGGTCGTTATGTTCGTCGGCTGGGAGGGTGTTGGTCTGTGCTCCTACCTGTTGATCAGTTTCTATTCCGAGGATACCGACAACGTGCTGGCCGGTAACAAGGCCTTCATCGTCAACCGTATCGGTGACCTTGGCTTTGTTTTGGGCATGTCCTTCCTATTCTGGGGAATCGGAGCCCACGGTTTTGACTACTTGAGCCTCAAGGCAAATGTCCATCACCTGGCCCCCGGCGTTGCCCTGGCTGTGTGTCTGCTGCTCTTTGTCGGCGCCACCGGTAAATCAGCGCAGATACCACTCTATGTGTGGTTGCCCGATGCCATGGCCGGTCCAACCCCTGTTTCCGCGCTCATCCATGCGGCAACCATGGTCACCGCCGGTGTCTATATGGTGGCCCGCTTCAGCTTTCTCTACGCCCACGTAGAGTTGGCAGGCAACATTGTCGCCTGGGTCGGTATTCTTACCGCGCTGCTGGCAGCCATCTTCGGTATGTTCCAGGATGATATCAAAAAGGTCCTGGCCTACTCAACGGTGAGCCAGCTCGGCTACATGTTCGCCGGTGTCGGCGTTGCCGCCTATTCGGCCGGTATTTTCCACGTCTTTACCCATGCATTCTTCAAGGCTCTGCTCTTTCTTGGAGCCGGCTCGGTCATCTATGCTCTGCACCACGAGCAGAACATCTGGAAAATGGGCGGCTTGAAAAACAAGATGCCCAAGACCTACATCACCATGCTGATCGGCGCCCTGGCCCTGGCCGGCTGCCCGCCTTTCAGCGGTTTCTTCAGCAAGGATGAAATTCTCTACAGCGCTCTCGCCAGCGGCCACTTCGGCATCTGGGCGATTGGTGTCCTGGTAGCCGGTATGACCGCCTACTACACCTTCCGCATGATCTTCGTCGTCTTCCATGGCGAGCCGCGTGACCAGCATGCCTACGAGCACGCCAAGGAATCCCCTGCGGTCATGACCGTACCGCTGATCATCCTTGCGGTCGGTGCCCTGTTTGCCGGTTTCCTCAATCTCCCCGGCATCTTCGGTGGTGACCAGATGGTCTCCCACTGGCTTGCCCCCAGCGTGACCGAGCATCACCCCCATGCAGGGCTGTTTGTCGAGATCCTCGCTATCGGTGCCAGTGTCGTGGCCTTTATCATCGGTATCAAGGCTGCATATGCGCGGTTCGGCAAGGGAGCGGAGGAGCCCAGCTTCTCCGGATTTGCCGACTTCGCGTATCACAAATTCTATGTTGATGAGCTGTACAACGCTGTCATCGTTCAGCCGTACAAGGCCATTGGTGCCGCGATTTGGAAAACCATTGAACCGAACGTCACCGATGCTCCGGTTAAAAGCGTCAGTACTTTGTATATGTTGCTAGGTTCCGCATTCAAGGCCCTCCAGGTCGGTTTTGTTCGAGTCTACGCAATTTATATGATCGTCGGCCTGAGTATTATGAGTCTGTTCCTCTTGCAAACGCTGAACTGA
- a CDS encoding NADH-quinone oxidoreductase subunit M, with amino-acid sequence MFEHVLSVIIFLPIIAGLLLLATPANRTVARFTGMAISLSALVLSLDLYLKFQATGHLEFVENIPWVQSLGVSYSLGVDGISLFILMATSVLLPMVYFVFSTREKGYYANLLLVQGAMTGAVCATDMVLFYIFWEVMLLPVFFMLGLYGGEKRLPATLKITLYTIAGSLLMLAAIIYLGVSYHSQFNEWSFAMDKMAQLNLSGRVAALAFFGFMIAFAIKIPLFPFHTWLPDAYTEAPTATTFVLSAVMAKIGVYGVIRFVLPVFDQEFGRFAILLSYCGVIGMMYCGIAAIAQKDFKRMLAFSSASHMGVIALGVFCMNVQALTGSIYQIVAHATSTGVLFLFAGVLEERTQTRNIADLGGIAAKAPVFALYFAIAMLASVGLPGTSGFVGEFMIILGAIKFNTLIGVLAGTTLIVGVCYMLWMFQRVFYEKSTPKSEGFKDLSLVEGLTFLPVIIIILVMGIYPHPFLSKITPSTELVFSEKAPAAVHTAAVTPVQVPGLNLEKN; translated from the coding sequence ATGTTTGAACATGTCCTTTCTGTCATAATCTTCTTGCCCATCATTGCCGGGCTGTTGCTGCTCGCAACACCGGCAAACAGGACGGTCGCGCGATTTACGGGTATGGCTATCTCCCTGTCGGCTCTCGTTCTCAGTCTGGATCTGTACCTCAAGTTCCAGGCAACCGGGCATTTGGAATTCGTCGAAAATATTCCCTGGGTTCAGTCCCTCGGAGTTTCTTACTCCCTCGGTGTTGACGGTATCAGCCTGTTTATCCTTATGGCGACCTCCGTTCTCCTGCCGATGGTCTACTTTGTCTTCTCCACCAGGGAGAAGGGCTATTACGCCAACCTGCTGCTGGTGCAGGGCGCTATGACCGGTGCCGTCTGCGCCACCGACATGGTCCTGTTCTATATCTTCTGGGAAGTCATGCTGCTGCCGGTTTTCTTCATGCTTGGCCTCTATGGCGGCGAAAAGAGACTGCCTGCAACCCTGAAGATCACCCTCTACACCATCGCCGGTTCACTGTTGATGCTGGCCGCCATCATCTATCTCGGCGTCAGCTATCACAGCCAGTTCAACGAGTGGAGCTTTGCCATGGATAAGATGGCCCAGCTCAACCTCAGCGGCCGGGTGGCAGCCCTTGCCTTCTTCGGTTTCATGATCGCCTTTGCGATCAAAATCCCGCTTTTTCCGTTCCACACCTGGCTGCCTGATGCCTACACCGAGGCACCGACCGCAACCACCTTTGTTCTCTCCGCCGTTATGGCCAAAATCGGTGTGTACGGAGTGATTCGTTTCGTCCTCCCGGTCTTTGATCAAGAGTTTGGCCGTTTCGCCATCCTGCTCTCCTACTGCGGTGTCATCGGCATGATGTACTGCGGCATTGCCGCCATCGCTCAGAAGGATTTCAAACGGATGCTGGCCTTCTCCTCCGCCTCCCATATGGGTGTGATCGCCCTTGGCGTGTTCTGCATGAACGTCCAGGCCCTGACCGGCTCCATCTATCAGATCGTTGCCCACGCAACAAGCACCGGTGTGCTCTTCCTCTTTGCCGGTGTTCTGGAGGAACGTACCCAGACCCGCAATATCGCCGATCTCGGCGGTATCGCGGCCAAGGCTCCTGTCTTTGCTCTGTACTTCGCCATTGCCATGCTGGCCTCCGTCGGTCTGCCCGGTACAAGTGGGTTCGTTGGCGAGTTCATGATCATCCTTGGAGCGATCAAGTTCAATACCCTGATCGGCGTCCTTGCCGGCACCACTCTGATCGTCGGTGTCTGTTATATGCTGTGGATGTTCCAGCGTGTGTTCTATGAAAAATCCACGCCGAAATCCGAAGGGTTCAAAGATCTGAGCCTGGTGGAAGGACTGACCTTCCTGCCGGTCATCATCATCATCTTGGTGATGGGTATTTATCCGCATCCGTTCTTGAGCAAGATCACCCCGTCTACCGAGCTGGTATTCTCCGAGAAAGCACCTGCCGCTGTCCATACCGCAGCGGTAACGCCTGTCCAGGTTCCTGGGCTTAACCTTGAAAAGAACTAA
- a CDS encoding NADH-quinone oxidoreductase subunit N, producing the protein MTNDLMLLLPLIIVGGGAIVLMLASAYKILTNDTAAYASAAIFAAAFLVQLTFCIQGNAILFSDTFNGILVANSFSKGAGLIIFACGLFTALSAQTYFKQNDFGSPEFYSLTVFAASGMLLLTMTQELISAFIALEIMSLAIYILVGYDRKNVISAEAVLKYLMLGAFAGAFFTMGSAFVYGQTGTTQFAKIGQYVAAHGFIQSPALIGGAFFILVAFLFKAAAFPFHAWVIDVYDGASMPITGYMATGLKTAIFAVFANFLVADQQLHAGWITFLFYVSVLTMFAGNLIAIGQQSLKRMLAASGIVHSGYLLIALVAVSTQEFSGAVIAYYLAAYAAGTLGIFSALSYLSGRGEKRVTFDDFKGLAKVRPYSAAAISIFLLSMAGIPPTAGFMGKFYIITSAIDAGQVTLAVLGIISSVISMWYYLRLIINMYFHEAEETFGDTAPSNIASMCTFVLAFCVFAISLYPVAI; encoded by the coding sequence ATGACAAACGATTTAATGTTACTCTTACCACTGATAATCGTTGGTGGAGGGGCAATTGTACTGATGCTCGCCTCTGCCTACAAAATACTGACCAATGATACTGCGGCTTATGCCAGCGCCGCTATCTTCGCTGCAGCTTTTCTGGTGCAGCTGACCTTCTGCATCCAGGGCAACGCCATTCTCTTTTCCGATACCTTCAATGGTATCCTGGTGGCGAACTCCTTTTCCAAGGGTGCGGGCCTGATCATCTTTGCCTGTGGTCTGTTCACCGCCCTGAGTGCCCAGACCTACTTCAAGCAGAATGATTTCGGAAGCCCTGAGTTCTACAGCCTGACCGTCTTTGCCGCCTCGGGAATGTTGCTGCTGACCATGACCCAGGAGTTGATTTCCGCCTTCATCGCCCTGGAAATCATGTCCCTGGCCATCTACATTCTCGTTGGCTACGACCGTAAAAACGTGATCAGCGCAGAAGCCGTATTGAAGTACCTCATGCTTGGCGCCTTTGCCGGGGCATTTTTCACCATGGGCAGTGCCTTTGTTTACGGACAGACCGGTACCACCCAGTTCGCCAAAATCGGCCAGTACGTAGCAGCCCATGGATTCATCCAATCGCCTGCATTGATCGGCGGCGCCTTCTTCATTTTGGTCGCCTTTCTGTTCAAGGCCGCAGCCTTCCCGTTCCATGCCTGGGTCATCGATGTCTATGACGGTGCCTCCATGCCGATCACCGGCTACATGGCTACCGGGCTGAAAACCGCAATCTTTGCCGTTTTCGCCAACTTCCTCGTGGCAGATCAGCAACTGCATGCAGGATGGATCACCTTCCTGTTCTATGTTTCCGTTCTGACGATGTTTGCTGGCAACCTGATTGCCATCGGTCAGCAGTCGCTTAAGCGGATGCTCGCCGCCTCCGGTATCGTCCACTCCGGCTATCTGCTGATCGCCCTGGTTGCCGTTTCGACCCAGGAGTTCAGCGGTGCGGTCATTGCCTATTACCTGGCTGCCTATGCCGCAGGCACCCTGGGCATCTTCTCCGCTCTGAGCTATTTGAGTGGCAGAGGGGAGAAACGGGTCACCTTCGACGATTTCAAGGGATTGGCCAAGGTACGGCCCTATTCCGCCGCCGCCATCAGCATCTTCCTCCTTTCCATGGCCGGCATTCCTCCGACCGCTGGATTCATGGGGAAATTCTACATCATCACCAGCGCCATCGACGCTGGCCAGGTGACTCTTGCCGTACTGGGTATCATCAGCAGCGTTATTTCCATGTGGTACTACCTGCGGCTGATCATCAACATGTACTTCCATGAGGCGGAGGAGACCTTCGGTGACACTGCACCGTCGAATATCGCCTCTATGTGTACCTTTGTACTCGCCTTCTGCGTGTTCGCTATCAGTCTGTATCCGGTGGCCATCTAA